In Synechococcus sp. A18-25c, a single window of DNA contains:
- a CDS encoding DNA mismatch repair protein MutS, with product MRSERAIRLVVHGRSGGEVPKALMALRQELQQHRSAPVQLEVLTADSPPPCPDAPSWLVPLLLWPGAHARDDVPAIRRRMRSEGADVTLLPFLGAWSWWWSLVVEALDPLLTGEVVLLHHPLRPGVADRFLHQLSRRLSVPLVASDRWAEYRLHHPQAQALPLALAPNRMTETLSETGGLQPLLHHSLIRQGLIDLLIALP from the coding sequence TTGCGGTCCGAGCGGGCCATCCGTTTGGTGGTGCATGGTCGCTCGGGGGGTGAGGTGCCCAAGGCGCTGATGGCTCTGAGGCAGGAGCTCCAGCAGCATCGTTCGGCTCCGGTTCAGCTCGAGGTGCTCACGGCCGATTCTCCTCCACCTTGCCCTGACGCGCCGAGCTGGTTGGTGCCGTTGCTGTTATGGCCAGGAGCCCATGCTCGTGATGATGTGCCTGCCATTCGGCGGCGCATGCGTTCAGAAGGTGCTGATGTCACACTCCTTCCGTTTCTAGGGGCCTGGTCTTGGTGGTGGTCGTTGGTGGTAGAGGCTCTCGATCCCTTGCTGACAGGTGAAGTCGTGCTCCTTCACCATCCCCTCCGACCTGGAGTTGCTGACCGTTTTCTCCATCAATTGAGCCGGCGTCTTTCTGTTCCTTTGGTCGCGTCTGACCGGTGGGCGGAGTACCGCCTCCATCACCCTCAAGCCCAGGCACTCCCCCTCGCTCTTGCTCCCAATCGCATGACGGAGACGCTTAGCGAGACTGGAGGTTTGCAACCGCTTCTGCACCATTCCCTGATTCGTCAGGGCCTGATTGATTTGCTGATCGCTCTGCCGTGA
- the cobA gene encoding uroporphyrinogen-III C-methyltransferase, with product MTTVQQPGTVYLVGAGPGDPELLTVKAHRLLRSCDALVYDSLVPEEVLDLVPESCERRFVGKRRGHHSVPQPSTNAVLVEMAEKHETVVRLKGGDPFLFGRGGEEAAYLAQRQIPVQVVPGVTAGIAAPAYAGIPVTHRRAGSSVTFVTGHEEIDKRRPSVNWRSLAAASDGLVIYMGLHNLPRIAEELMAGGLVPETPVAVIQQGTVAGQRCLKATLADVADQTRAQEFKSPSIVVVGDVIDHQVEACKPSPAAVTMPIPF from the coding sequence GTGACCACTGTTCAACAACCTGGAACTGTTTATCTGGTGGGAGCTGGGCCGGGTGATCCTGAACTGCTCACGGTGAAGGCGCATCGCCTGTTGCGCAGTTGTGATGCGCTTGTTTACGACTCACTCGTGCCCGAAGAGGTACTGGACCTGGTGCCGGAAAGCTGTGAGCGCCGGTTTGTGGGGAAACGTCGGGGTCATCATTCCGTTCCCCAGCCCAGCACCAATGCGGTGTTGGTGGAGATGGCCGAGAAGCATGAAACCGTGGTTCGGCTTAAGGGTGGGGATCCTTTTCTGTTCGGTCGGGGTGGCGAGGAAGCGGCTTATTTGGCGCAACGGCAGATCCCTGTGCAGGTGGTTCCTGGAGTGACCGCAGGAATTGCTGCACCGGCCTATGCCGGCATCCCGGTCACCCACCGTCGTGCTGGTTCCTCCGTCACCTTCGTGACCGGTCACGAGGAAATCGACAAGCGGCGCCCTTCTGTGAACTGGCGCTCCCTCGCTGCTGCTAGTGATGGACTGGTGATCTACATGGGTCTGCACAATCTGCCGCGCATTGCGGAAGAGCTGATGGCGGGTGGGCTCGTTCCGGAGACCCCCGTTGCTGTGATTCAGCAGGGAACGGTGGCGGGCCAGCGTTGTCTGAAAGCCACCCTTGCGGATGTTGCTGATCAGACCAGAGCTCAGGAGTTCAAGTCACCGTCCATCGTTGTCGTCGGTGACGTGATCGATCATCAGGTTGAAGCCTGCAAGCCATCG